A single genomic interval of Prunus dulcis chromosome 5, ALMONDv2, whole genome shotgun sequence harbors:
- the LOC117629386 gene encoding mitochondrial import inner membrane translocase subunit TIM17-2-like: MGTPETSREPCPDRILDDIGGAFGMGAVGGSAFHFLKGVYNSPSGTRLIGGSQAVRMNAPRVGGSFAVWGGLFSAFDCTMVYVRQKEDPWNSIIAGAATGGFLQMRQGLGASARSAAFGGVLLALIEGAGIMLNKFMSQQQQMPIVIEEPASVAGLPGLPPMGRAPGQPVSEPATSMSSSGAEASSGGWLGGWFGKSKEPEAKSSGSETKILESFDAPPLPSFEYNNK; this comes from the coding sequence ATGGGAACTCCAGAAACCTCTCGAGAACCGTGCCCCGACCGCATTCTCGACGACATCGGCGGGGCCTTCGGCATGGGGGCTGTCGGCGGCTCCGCCTTCCACTTCCTCAAGGGCGTCTACAACTCCCCCTCCGGCACTCGGCTCATCGGCGGCTCGCAAGCCGTGCGCATGAACGCGCCGCGAGTGGGCGGTAGCTTCGCCGTCTGGGGTGGCCTCTTCTCCGCCTTCGACTGCACCATGGTCTATGTCCGCCAGAAGGAGGACCCCTGGAACTCTATCATTGCCGGCGCCGCTACCGGTGGCTTCCTCCAGATGCGACAGGGCCTCGGCGCCTCGGCTCGATCGGCTGCCTTCGGTGGGGTCCTCCTGGCTCTGATCGAAGGAGCTGGGATCATGCTTAATAAGTTTATGAGCCAGCAGCAGCAGATGCCTATTGTGATTGAAGAGCCAGCGAGCGTGGCCGGTTTGCCTGGGCTTCCTCCTATGGGCCGTGCTCCGGGTCAGCCGGTCTCGGAGCCAGCAACGTCGATGAGCAGCAGCGGCGCTGAGGCTAGTTCGGGAGGGTGGCTTGGAGGGTGGTTCGGGAAGAGCAAGGAGCCTGAGGCTAAGAGTAGCGGAAGCGAGACAAAGATTTTGGAGAGCTTCGATGCCCCGCCCTTGCCCAGCTTCGAGTACAACAACAAATAG